The following are encoded together in the Streptomyces tsukubensis genome:
- a CDS encoding Fur family transcriptional regulator, producing MDAFAEELRAKGLRSTAQRRAVLTALEGAPHSTAPGLESALGVGRPGAAPERTGDGSGRTGDAPAFSRQGLYNVLDDLTRAGLVRRIEPAGSAARYELRVGDNHHHVVCRSCGDVEDVDCVIGAAPCLEPLEDRGFVIEEAEVTWWGVCGPCRAAEPARGG from the coding sequence ATGGACGCGTTCGCGGAGGAGCTGAGAGCGAAGGGGCTGCGCAGTACGGCCCAGCGGCGTGCGGTGCTCACCGCGCTGGAAGGCGCACCGCACTCCACGGCCCCCGGCCTCGAATCGGCGCTCGGTGTCGGACGCCCCGGCGCGGCCCCCGAACGGACCGGTGATGGCTCCGGGCGGACCGGCGATGCGCCCGCCTTCTCCCGGCAAGGTCTCTACAACGTGCTCGACGACCTCACGAGGGCGGGCCTGGTCCGCCGTATCGAACCGGCGGGTTCCGCCGCCCGCTACGAACTGAGGGTCGGCGACAATCACCACCACGTCGTCTGTAGGTCCTGCGGCGACGTGGAGGACGTGGACTGCGTCATCGGCGCCGCCCCCTGCCTCGAACCCTTGGAGGACCGGGGCTTCGTCATCGAAGAAGCGGAGGTCACCTGGTGGGGCGTGTGCGGCCCCTGCCGGGCTGCGGAGCCTGCCCGAGGAGGCTGA